A window of the Brumimicrobium sp. genome harbors these coding sequences:
- a CDS encoding HEPN/Toprim-associated domain-containing protein — protein MGSFSQITFADYPVFDNKNWYYPEIVNALFLPEDFISEKRKYSTRNRLVWGDAYENEKGTFEFKGYRQTVKVCRDRLEIFGASFKKAKKDFQQAKKISRQEGFYNFTLSSITYNQYLAEIKSIIDSKEITYDQLNVNFRESLTSGELGVYGFSLDSHLHSILSVLSDNDFVEYDLTDVINGGWVYEDQAKNVDSEKIIILTEGKSDVEFISKSIEKLYPHLKDYYHFIDFDEYKVESSASALVKLITSFSAANVKHPIIALFDNDTAGLKEMKKLTPKKVPANIKILKYPDISIAKKYPTVGPTGKKKMNVNGLACSIEMYFGADVLTRNNELIPIQWKGFEEKEKKYQGEIADKNYVQETFRKKLKKTEVTEIEELNKLLNEIFNAYK, from the coding sequence ATGGGGTCTTTTTCACAAATAACTTTTGCAGACTATCCAGTTTTTGACAACAAGAATTGGTATTACCCTGAAATTGTAAATGCACTTTTTCTGCCAGAAGACTTTATTAGTGAAAAAAGAAAATATTCAACAAGAAATCGTTTGGTTTGGGGAGATGCATATGAAAACGAAAAAGGGACTTTTGAATTTAAAGGTTATAGACAAACGGTTAAGGTTTGCAGAGACCGTTTAGAAATTTTTGGAGCATCTTTTAAAAAGGCAAAGAAGGATTTTCAACAAGCAAAAAAAATATCACGACAAGAAGGATTTTACAATTTTACTCTAAGTAGCATAACATACAACCAATATTTAGCTGAAATCAAAAGCATCATTGACTCTAAGGAAATTACCTATGACCAACTTAATGTAAATTTTAGAGAAAGTTTGACATCGGGAGAATTAGGTGTATATGGTTTCTCATTGGATAGCCATTTACATTCAATTCTCAGCGTTTTGTCTGACAATGATTTTGTTGAGTACGACTTGACTGATGTAATTAATGGCGGTTGGGTATATGAAGACCAGGCAAAAAACGTTGACTCTGAAAAAATAATCATACTAACAGAAGGTAAATCGGATGTTGAATTTATCTCTAAAAGCATTGAAAAACTATATCCGCATTTGAAGGATTATTATCACTTTATAGACTTTGACGAGTACAAGGTGGAAAGCAGTGCATCTGCATTGGTAAAATTAATAACATCTTTTTCAGCGGCAAATGTAAAGCATCCCATAATTGCTCTATTTGACAATGACACAGCAGGTCTTAAAGAGATGAAAAAATTGACTCCTAAGAAAGTTCCAGCAAACATTAAAATTTTAAAGTATCCAGACATCTCTATTGCAAAAAAATATCCAACAGTTGGACCAACAGGTAAAAAGAAAATGAATGTTAATGGTCTTGCTTGCTCAATTGAAATGTATTTTGGAGCTGATGTTCTAACAAGAAACAACGAACTCATTCCAATCCAATGGAAAGGCTTTGAAGAAAAAGAAAAGAAGTACCAAGGTGAAATTGCGGATAAAAACTATGTTCAAGAAACTTTTAGAAAGAAATTAAAAAAGACAGAAGTGACTGAAATTGAAGAATTAAACAAATTGCTGAATGAGATATTTAACGCATATAAATAG
- a CDS encoding ATP-binding protein, protein MKELNNVSIRPGVTILSVLKHLNYKSYYALAEFVDNAIDSYLKNEDELKEIEGENFRLRVDIEFDNHNNRIQIKDNAAGIHSRDYQRAFRAAELPPDNSRLSEFGMGMKSAACWFSNKWQVKSKALSEEIERTVVFDISKIVEDKIEELQIEINNANPNSHYTVITLYDVDEKMPIRRGLGKVKRHLASIYRDFFRKEILDLYINGEKLTYTSPQILNVPYYETPDGENIYWKQEVDFDFGNDRNGGKLRAKGFIAIMETMSVSDSGFALFRRGRVIEGSADNDEGFRPPALSGSLGSHRYKRLFGELHLEGFKVSHTKDGFQWDDNMEAFLEILKEELEGTDSIPILKQADRYRVRESAKNYQKVSKKVVDNTTNKIQNNISQDVQNVISRPISNVVEEPTLEEVSKSYYKKFPLNISNIDYMVHIELSYDEAIDELIQVGDHLIPESTPNFKNIGVRLSLIHPFMVEFAGDDYKVIEPLLRMVVALGLSEIIVKKSGAPITELRNNMNELLLGSLSKL, encoded by the coding sequence ATGAAGGAACTAAATAATGTAAGCATTAGACCAGGTGTAACAATCCTTTCAGTTTTAAAACACCTTAACTATAAATCGTATTATGCTTTAGCTGAGTTTGTAGATAATGCAATTGATAGTTATTTAAAAAATGAAGATGAGTTAAAAGAGATTGAAGGAGAAAATTTTAGATTAAGAGTTGATATTGAATTCGACAACCATAACAATCGTATTCAAATAAAAGACAACGCTGCTGGTATTCATTCCAGAGATTATCAGAGAGCTTTTAGAGCGGCAGAATTACCTCCTGATAATTCCAGATTATCTGAATTTGGTATGGGTATGAAATCAGCCGCTTGTTGGTTTTCCAATAAATGGCAGGTCAAATCAAAAGCTTTAAGTGAAGAAATAGAACGTACAGTAGTTTTTGATATTTCAAAAATTGTAGAGGATAAGATTGAAGAATTGCAAATTGAAATCAACAATGCTAATCCTAATTCTCATTATACCGTAATAACTCTTTATGATGTGGATGAAAAAATGCCTATAAGGAGAGGGTTAGGTAAAGTAAAAAGGCATTTGGCAAGTATTTATAGGGACTTCTTTAGGAAAGAAATACTTGATCTATATATTAACGGAGAAAAACTAACCTATACTTCACCACAAATTTTAAACGTACCATATTATGAAACACCAGACGGTGAAAACATCTATTGGAAACAAGAAGTTGATTTTGATTTTGGTAATGATAGAAATGGAGGAAAACTAAGGGCTAAAGGATTTATTGCCATTATGGAAACAATGTCTGTTAGTGATAGTGGATTTGCGTTATTTAGACGAGGAAGAGTGATTGAAGGAAGTGCAGATAATGATGAAGGTTTTAGACCACCTGCCCTATCTGGCTCTTTAGGAAGCCATAGATATAAAAGGCTCTTTGGGGAACTACATCTCGAAGGGTTTAAAGTAAGTCATACAAAAGACGGTTTTCAATGGGACGATAATATGGAAGCCTTTTTAGAAATATTAAAAGAAGAATTAGAAGGAACTGATTCAATTCCTATTTTAAAACAAGCCGACAGATACAGGGTTAGGGAAAGTGCAAAAAACTATCAAAAAGTCTCAAAAAAGGTAGTTGACAATACTACTAATAAAATTCAAAATAACATATCCCAAGATGTTCAAAATGTTATTTCTAGACCAATTTCAAATGTAGTTGAAGAGCCAACTTTAGAGGAAGTTTCTAAATCCTATTACAAAAAATTTCCATTAAATATTTCGAATATTGATTATATGGTTCATATAGAGTTGTCTTATGATGAAGCAATTGATGAGCTAATCCAAGTCGGAGACCACTTAATACCTGAAAGCACACCAAATTTCAAGAATATAGGTGTAAGATTATCACTTATTCATCCATTTATGGTGGAATTTGCAGGAGATGACTATAAAGTTATAGAACCTCTTTTAAGAATGGTAGTAGCGTTAGGTTTGTCTGAAATAATCGTCAAAAAATCTGGCGCACCAATAACAGAATTAAGAAATAATATGAATGAGCTTTTGCTCGGTTCGCTATCAAAACTATAA
- a CDS encoding PD-(D/E)XK motif protein, translating to MLDLKKIYDKLPLPKSNNINSFSAITIKGFDNHRIAKDSNDNPSLLIFISEDNQDFFVANQNLFNIQITHNVKCEIEAENKIIHNNFSVASYIGQSESVKDIFLKTCQVLISSLGQNPTNKKIKKTVDKFIELFKSFNEPPKKSIQGLWCELFLINLSDNPEKLIIGWHSIPEEKFDFSFEKLQIEVKSSTGKSRTHHFSSGQLNPIKNTDIIITSVLVNSSPSGMGIIDLIRKIERKLETFPKQKEKLHLLVYSTIGTDIERVNDIKFNYDFSKQSLRFYKSEEIPQIEFNNIPKEVSNVKFESNLLNSKHLETDIDSILNIYLADVKK from the coding sequence ATGCTTGATTTAAAGAAAATATACGACAAACTTCCCTTGCCAAAGTCAAATAATATTAATAGTTTCTCTGCAATAACCATTAAGGGATTTGATAATCATAGAATTGCCAAAGATTCCAATGACAATCCAAGTCTTTTGATTTTTATTTCAGAAGATAACCAAGATTTTTTTGTAGCTAATCAAAATTTATTTAACATTCAGATTACTCACAATGTGAAATGTGAAATTGAAGCAGAGAACAAAATAATTCACAATAACTTTTCAGTAGCATCATACATTGGACAAAGTGAAAGTGTTAAAGATATATTTCTCAAAACTTGTCAAGTACTAATCAGTTCTTTAGGGCAAAATCCAACGAATAAAAAGATCAAAAAAACAGTAGATAAATTCATTGAACTTTTTAAATCGTTTAACGAACCACCCAAAAAATCAATTCAAGGTTTATGGTGCGAATTATTTCTAATAAACCTATCCGATAATCCCGAAAAATTAATTATCGGATGGCACAGTATTCCCGAAGAGAAATTTGATTTTAGTTTTGAAAAATTACAAATAGAAGTAAAAAGTTCAACGGGAAAATCCAGAACACACCATTTTAGTTCAGGTCAATTAAACCCAATTAAGAATACTGATATAATCATTACCTCTGTACTTGTAAATTCAAGTCCATCAGGAATGGGAATAATTGATCTCATTCGAAAAATTGAAAGAAAATTAGAAACTTTTCCTAAGCAAAAAGAAAAATTACATTTATTAGTTTATTCAACAATAGGTACAGATATAGAAAGAGTTAATGATATCAAATTTAATTATGATTTTTCAAAACAATCACTACGTTTCTATAAATCAGAGGAAATTCCACAAATTGAATTTAACAATATTCCAAAGGAGGTTTCAAATGTTAAATTTGAAAGTAACCTATTGAACTCAAAACATCTTGAAACAGATATAGATAGCATATTAAACATCTATTTAGCTGACGTAAAAAAATAA
- a CDS encoding DUF4468 domain-containing protein yields the protein MLDKTNKFLAVILLISIPLFSFCQEENTNKEIEKIVEVPEMNKANLYSNALSFFANNFKSANDVIQMKDETSGKVIGKGIVKNGNANRNIKIAIDVKDNKYRYTITIEPFIELKKVELEDINKIGSVKGKTFIRYGYVNGALTIDKDNSYIECIGQFSCNGEKYYYSGKNEILGLSKKAKEEWQQSVDNKISEVINELEINPTNKEDSELINLIKNLENEMSKKDDW from the coding sequence ATGTTAGATAAAACAAACAAATTTTTAGCGGTTATACTTTTAATATCCATTCCTTTATTTAGCTTTTGCCAAGAGGAAAATACTAACAAAGAAATTGAAAAGATAGTTGAAGTTCCTGAAATGAATAAAGCTAATCTTTATAGTAATGCTCTTTCATTTTTTGCAAATAACTTTAAATCTGCAAATGATGTTATTCAGATGAAAGACGAAACATCTGGAAAAGTTATTGGAAAAGGAATTGTAAAAAACGGCAATGCTAATAGAAATATTAAAATAGCAATTGATGTTAAAGATAATAAATATCGATATACGATAACTATTGAGCCTTTCATCGAATTAAAAAAAGTTGAATTAGAAGATATTAATAAAATTGGTTCTGTAAAAGGAAAAACATTTATAAGATACGGTTATGTTAATGGAGCTTTAACTATCGATAAAGATAATTCTTATATTGAATGTATTGGTCAATTCAGTTGTAACGGAGAAAAATATTATTACTCTGGTAAAAATGAAATATTAGGATTATCAAAAAAAGCAAAAGAAGAATGGCAACAAAGTGTAGATAATAAAATATCTGAAGTAATAAATGAATTAGAAATAAACCCTACAAACAAAGAGGATTCGGAGTTAATTAATTTAATTAAAAACCTTGAAAATGAAATGTCAAAAAAGGATGATTGGTAA
- a CDS encoding aspartyl protease family protein has product MKYFISFTLLIFTYSLSFSQNKYKTSFETNNDTTLIILKVNLDGNNYRFIFDTGAQISVIFNQSNIDLSKSRTVKAIDVYGKSSDVSIIRKKITIPSIKAANKGYCLIMNNKPAFMDYLNIDGIIGADLINKYDWKIDLKKLEVIRIDKKDKPNSDSLFTIPTHYENERTRVIDTYVINNGDTSSYTIDTGASLIIATYKPDSLIKTNQANILQSYTYNFTITSSYLEDTSYISMENIKIGDLNIEEIPFSNRRKIGTHNTIGLSFFKPFGEFYILNSNNIVLTPKVEKYQYYFPNFKIINGTIMSQYQKINEPISPSYLGKKINESDEFKVTDINVPITKYR; this is encoded by the coding sequence ATGAAATATTTTATATCTTTTACCCTACTAATATTTACTTATTCTTTGAGTTTTAGTCAAAATAAGTATAAAACAAGTTTTGAAACTAACAATGATACAACACTGATTATTTTAAAAGTAAATTTAGATGGTAATAACTATCGTTTTATTTTTGATACAGGTGCACAAATTAGTGTCATTTTCAATCAAAGTAATATTGACTTATCAAAATCAAGAACCGTGAAGGCTATTGACGTGTATGGTAAATCTTCTGATGTTTCTATAATTAGAAAAAAAATCACTATACCTTCGATTAAGGCAGCAAATAAAGGTTATTGTCTAATTATGAATAATAAGCCTGCTTTTATGGATTATCTGAATATTGACGGTATTATTGGCGCTGATTTAATAAACAAATATGATTGGAAAATTGACTTAAAGAAATTGGAAGTAATCCGTATAGATAAAAAGGATAAACCTAATTCTGATAGCTTATTTACCATCCCCACTCATTACGAAAATGAACGCACTAGAGTAATTGATACTTATGTAATAAATAATGGAGATACTTCTTCTTACACTATTGACACAGGTGCAAGTTTAATTATAGCAACCTATAAACCTGATTCTTTAATCAAAACCAACCAAGCAAATATACTTCAATCATACACCTATAATTTCACTATAACAAGTAGTTATCTTGAAGATACTTCATATATTAGCATGGAAAATATTAAAATAGGGGATCTTAATATTGAAGAAATTCCATTTTCAAATCGACGTAAAATAGGTACTCATAACACTATTGGCTTGTCTTTTTTCAAACCCTTTGGAGAGTTTTATATTTTAAATTCTAATAATATTGTTCTAACTCCAAAAGTAGAAAAATATCAATATTATTTCCCGAACTTCAAAATAATTAACGGTACAATAATGTCTCAATATCAAAAGATTAATGAACCAATATCTCCTTCTTATTTAGGAAAAAAAATTAATGAGTCAGACGAATTCAAAGTTACAGACATAAACGTTCCAATAACTAAATACAGATAA
- a CDS encoding virulence RhuM family protein: MQENKSQIIIYQTENGETKLDVRFQDETVWLTQKMMAELFQTTSQNITIHLKNIFEEGELEESSTCKDFLQVQKEGNREVKRNQKFYNLDAIISVGYRIKSHIATKFRQWATHQLRDYIVKGFVLDDERLKNPDLPFDYFEELERRIQDIRTSEKRFYRKITDIYATSVDYDPTLDISIEFFKTVQNKLHWAITGQTAAEIINSRADSAKQNMGLTNWRGNKIRKSDVSIAKNYLNENELSALNNLVEQYLIFAQGQAQRRIPMYMKDWIDKLNGFLQLNDREILTNAGSISHELGKANAELEYDKFKQQQQKMIGESDFDKIIKKIDNKSK, encoded by the coding sequence ATGCAAGAAAATAAATCTCAAATAATCATTTATCAAACCGAAAATGGAGAAACAAAATTAGATGTTCGTTTCCAAGACGAAACCGTTTGGTTGACGCAAAAGATGATGGCGGAATTGTTTCAGACAACTTCTCAAAACATAACAATTCATCTAAAAAACATCTTCGAAGAAGGTGAATTAGAGGAAAGTTCAACTTGTAAGGATTTCTTACAAGTTCAAAAAGAAGGTAATAGAGAAGTCAAAAGAAACCAAAAGTTTTACAACCTTGATGCCATCATTTCAGTAGGATATAGAATTAAATCTCACATTGCCACAAAATTTAGGCAATGGGCAACACATCAATTAAGAGATTATATCGTAAAAGGCTTTGTCTTAGATGATGAACGGTTAAAAAATCCAGATTTACCATTCGATTATTTTGAGGAACTAGAAAGGCGAATACAAGATATTCGTACCTCAGAAAAACGCTTTTATCGCAAAATTACCGACATATATGCAACAAGTGTAGATTATGACCCTACGCTTGATATTAGCATAGAATTTTTCAAGACAGTTCAGAACAAACTGCATTGGGCTATCACTGGTCAAACAGCAGCCGAAATTATCAACAGCAGAGCAGATAGTGCAAAACAGAATATGGGACTAACAAATTGGCGTGGTAATAAAATTAGAAAATCAGATGTTTCTATTGCTAAAAACTATTTAAATGAAAATGAATTATCTGCTTTAAATAATTTGGTTGAGCAATATTTAATTTTTGCACAAGGTCAAGCACAACGAAGAATCCCAATGTATATGAAAGATTGGATTGATAAATTAAATGGATTCCTTCAACTAAATGACCGAGAAATATTAACGAACGCAGGTAGTATTTCTCACGAATTAGGAAAAGCAAATGCAGAATTAGAATATGACAAGTTTAAACAGCAACAACAAAAGATGATAGGAGAAAGTGATTTTGATAAAATAATTAAAAAAATTGACAATAAATCGAAATAA
- the dcm gene encoding DNA (cytosine-5-)-methyltransferase: MIKKKLKFIDLFAGLGGFHKALHELGHECVFASELDITLRSVYKQNWGIEAQGDIKKIVDNEIESIPEHDILCAGFPCQPFSKAGKQLGREDDRGTLFDEIIKILNFRKPNYFILENVPFIKQHDNEETWKYMQDELSSLGYEVNYQIYSPQDFGVPQHRKRIFIVGSLNGLDHFSFDDIDKQKSPLIDIHQFVEEEPAVFKELPKPNQEFLKLWQTFIDQIPKDTKLPGFPIWGMEFGATYPYDKSYPLKLSAKNLGKYKGNFGVSLDGMSKAEQRANLPSYSRVEKAFPNWKRNYIRQNREFYEENKKHIQKVISEIAKSPSQSWQKLEWNVGDGERKIENYIIQFRASGIRVKKADFFPSLVCTNTQIPIIGWQNRYITREEGLRLQSLEGIQLPENDNAAFRALGNAVNSKIVRLIAEKLIQNPSDFISTETKVKTLNGVIINSQNKKDLVYEGTK, translated from the coding sequence ATGATTAAAAAGAAATTAAAATTTATAGATTTATTTGCAGGTCTTGGTGGTTTTCACAAAGCATTACACGAACTTGGACACGAGTGTGTATTTGCAAGTGAACTTGATATAACCTTAAGAAGTGTTTATAAACAAAATTGGGGTATTGAAGCACAGGGAGATATAAAAAAAATAGTTGATAATGAAATTGAATCTATTCCCGAACACGATATCTTGTGTGCTGGATTTCCTTGCCAACCCTTTTCAAAAGCAGGTAAGCAATTAGGAAGAGAAGATGACAGAGGGACATTATTCGATGAAATAATTAAAATCCTTAATTTTAGAAAGCCAAATTATTTCATCTTAGAAAACGTTCCCTTTATAAAACAACACGATAATGAAGAGACGTGGAAATATATGCAAGACGAACTCTCATCATTGGGTTATGAAGTAAATTACCAAATTTATTCTCCTCAAGATTTTGGAGTACCACAACACAGAAAGAGAATTTTTATTGTAGGTTCATTAAATGGATTAGACCATTTCTCATTTGATGATATTGACAAACAAAAGTCTCCATTAATAGATATTCATCAATTCGTAGAAGAAGAACCAGCTGTATTTAAAGAACTACCTAAACCCAATCAGGAATTTTTAAAACTTTGGCAAACATTTATTGACCAAATACCAAAAGACACCAAATTACCAGGCTTTCCAATTTGGGGAATGGAGTTTGGAGCAACATATCCTTATGATAAATCGTACCCTTTAAAATTATCTGCAAAAAATCTTGGTAAATACAAAGGGAATTTTGGAGTTAGTTTGGATGGAATGTCAAAAGCAGAACAGAGAGCCAATTTGCCAAGTTATTCAAGAGTTGAAAAAGCTTTTCCTAATTGGAAAAGGAATTATATTAGACAAAATAGAGAGTTCTACGAAGAAAACAAAAAACACATACAGAAAGTAATTTCTGAAATAGCAAAAAGTCCATCCCAGAGTTGGCAAAAATTGGAATGGAATGTTGGTGATGGAGAAAGAAAAATAGAAAATTATATTATACAATTCAGAGCATCTGGCATACGAGTAAAAAAAGCCGACTTTTTCCCGTCACTCGTTTGTACAAATACACAAATCCCGATTATTGGCTGGCAAAATCGTTATATAACTAGAGAAGAAGGACTAAGATTACAATCCCTAGAAGGCATTCAACTACCCGAAAACGATAATGCAGCTTTTAGAGCTTTGGGAAATGCCGTTAATTCTAAAATAGTCAGATTAATTGCTGAAAAACTAATTCAAAATCCATCTGATTTTATTAGTACTGAAACTAAAGTAAAAACACTTAATGGAGTAATCATTAACTCTCAAAATAAAAAAGACTTGGTATATGAAGGAACTAAATAA
- a CDS encoding Z1 domain-containing protein — translation MSEIENINIMSNATNNNNWTPQYGEETEKLLNKVFNNDVESKDKVRKEAYEIMKLCGNPDLPTNDDTGLVFGYVQSGKTLSFTALTALARDNNYQIVIILAGISTNLVDQSYNRLQNDLGINQGFHRKWVMLNNPKDPSRNPQDKNTIDRELQNWRKPNTPADFKKTLLITVMKNTSHLRNLLAVLRRIDLTHVPTLIIDDEGDQASMNTKASSNAKRAKETGVHTEQEMSTIYSRIRDLKNILPHHTFIQYTATPQAPLFINILDNLSPNFIQLLTPGEKYTGGREFCLENHFILREIPYSEIYNEDNIFDEAPESLKEAMRIFFLSVTSGYLMGDKKGNPKNRSMMVHPSRLVDDHGIYYEWVTLIKNEWGKVLLERPNNDETKQQYISEFREAYKDLKANAPEVQPFDELLEVLGHNINNTAVEQLNSQAGSSVDWGSNYSFILVGGQAMDRGFTVEGLTITYMPRNKGVGNADTLQQRARFFGYKRDYLGHCRVYLDAENIHMFSEYVNHEEDIRKKLLEHKLSGQHLDELERRFVLDEMFKLTRKNVLSEDLTRTTFGNKWVRIRAPHDSEIIIKNNREVVDDFIKKHRDLFSEDSGHNARTEEQKNLIAKLPLKELFTDLLQLLKFTRQTDSTTYTNLKSVIDLYTDEFPPEDSFVYIMSKGNSRVRKLTKKDEIQQLFQGKNPRTGEVIYPGDEKIKSNDFVTVQIHNLDFRDTDYKNIITIAVWIPARLSQSLISKENA, via the coding sequence ATGTCAGAAATCGAAAACATCAATATAATGTCTAACGCTACAAATAATAACAATTGGACACCTCAATATGGAGAGGAAACGGAAAAACTTTTAAATAAGGTTTTCAACAACGACGTAGAATCAAAAGATAAAGTTAGGAAAGAAGCATATGAGATAATGAAATTATGTGGTAATCCAGACCTACCAACAAATGATGACACAGGGTTAGTTTTCGGATATGTGCAAAGTGGAAAAACATTATCTTTTACTGCATTAACAGCTTTAGCAAGAGACAACAATTATCAAATTGTAATTATTTTGGCTGGTATTTCAACAAATTTAGTTGACCAATCCTATAATAGACTACAAAATGATTTAGGAATAAATCAAGGTTTTCATAGAAAATGGGTAATGCTCAATAATCCCAAAGATCCTAGTCGAAATCCACAAGATAAAAATACAATCGACAGAGAACTTCAAAATTGGAGAAAACCTAATACCCCTGCTGATTTCAAGAAAACTCTCCTAATTACTGTAATGAAAAACACTAGTCATCTCAGAAATTTACTCGCTGTGCTTAGACGTATTGATTTAACACACGTTCCTACTTTAATAATTGATGATGAAGGTGACCAAGCTAGTATGAATACGAAGGCGAGTTCCAATGCTAAGAGAGCAAAAGAAACCGGAGTTCATACAGAACAAGAAATGAGCACAATATATAGTAGAATAAGAGATTTGAAAAACATTTTACCTCACCATACTTTTATTCAATACACTGCTACACCTCAAGCCCCCTTATTCATAAATATTTTAGACAACCTTTCCCCTAATTTTATTCAATTACTAACTCCAGGAGAGAAATATACGGGAGGACGGGAATTTTGTTTAGAAAATCACTTTATATTAAGAGAGATTCCTTACTCCGAAATTTACAATGAAGACAATATTTTTGATGAAGCTCCTGAAAGTTTAAAAGAAGCGATGCGAATATTTTTTCTAAGTGTTACTTCGGGTTATTTGATGGGAGATAAAAAAGGAAATCCCAAAAACCGCTCGATGATGGTTCACCCCTCTCGTTTAGTTGATGACCACGGCATTTATTATGAATGGGTTACACTTATTAAAAACGAATGGGGGAAAGTCCTATTGGAACGACCAAATAATGATGAAACAAAACAACAATATATTTCAGAGTTCAGGGAAGCTTATAAAGATTTAAAAGCAAATGCTCCTGAAGTACAACCCTTTGATGAACTTTTAGAAGTATTAGGACATAATATTAATAATACAGCAGTTGAACAGTTGAATTCCCAAGCTGGCAGTTCAGTTGACTGGGGCAGTAACTACTCTTTTATACTTGTTGGAGGACAGGCAATGGATAGAGGTTTTACTGTAGAGGGGTTAACCATTACTTATATGCCACGAAATAAGGGAGTAGGAAATGCAGACACTTTACAACAGAGAGCGAGATTTTTTGGTTATAAAAGAGACTATCTTGGGCATTGTCGGGTCTATCTTGATGCTGAAAATATTCATATGTTTAGTGAATATGTAAACCACGAAGAAGATATTCGTAAAAAATTATTAGAACACAAACTTTCTGGGCAACACTTAGACGAGTTAGAAAGAAGATTTGTCTTAGATGAGATGTTTAAATTAACTCGCAAAAATGTATTATCAGAGGATCTAACAAGAACCACTTTTGGTAACAAATGGGTTAGAATAAGGGCACCTCACGACAGTGAAATTATTATTAAAAACAACAGAGAGGTTGTGGATGATTTCATTAAAAAACACAGAGATTTATTTAGTGAGGATTCTGGACATAATGCTCGAACTGAAGAGCAAAAGAATCTTATAGCAAAACTTCCATTAAAAGAATTATTTACAGACTTATTACAACTTTTAAAATTTACAAGACAAACAGACTCCACTACTTATACAAACTTAAAATCTGTTATTGATTTATATACAGATGAATTTCCACCAGAAGATAGTTTTGTGTATATAATGTCAAAAGGAAACTCAAGAGTACGAAAGCTAACTAAAAAAGATGAAATTCAGCAATTATTCCAAGGTAAGAACCCGAGAACTGGAGAAGTGATTTACCCCGGAGATGAAAAAATAAAATCTAATGATTTTGTTACTGTTCAAATCCATAATTTAGATTTTAGAGATACTGACTATAAAAACATCATCACAATTGCAGTATGGATACCTGCACGTCTTTCACAGTCATTAATTTCAAAGGAGAATGCTTGA